The Silene latifolia isolate original U9 population chromosome 4, ASM4854445v1, whole genome shotgun sequence region ATAAGATTTAGTCATTCATCCTTCACCCTACCCAGAAAGGATGTAGCTTGTCACCACATATTGAAGTACTTAAACTGGCAATTTGAACAGTATCAATTTTAACATTACTCACAACACAAGGACAATGATCAAAAAGTTCCTCAAGATGAAAATGAGCCACCATATCAGGGAAGTTGTCCATCCAGGATTAGTTAATAAGAAATATGTCTAACCTTTTATAAATCCGGGTGGCAGACTCCTGCTTATTATTCCAAGTAAATAAAGCCTAGTAGCTACAATATCAGGCATACCACATATAGCCATACTCCTAATGAAATCATCCATATCATCTCGCTTAGTGTTCCCACCCAATCTCTTATCTAAGCATAGAACAGTATTTAAATCTCCAGCAAGAACCCATGGACCATCATAGTTAACAGCAAATTATTCAAAATTATTCCATAAACCAACTCTATCACTACTCTCATTAAAGGCATAAATCATAGTTAGATAAAATTCCTGATGAGtgattctattttttttttaggtAAAATGTTAATAATATATTGATAATCTTGAAGAGTTTACATCACCATACAAGTTAGCTATTGCCTTACCAAGCTAACAACCACTACATTTTACATGTTGTAACCAAGAGCTATCAATCCTATGCTTAATAGTATCCATTTTCACTAATATTCTAGGTAAGATAGCAACCTTAACTCTCTTTAACACTGCCTTAGGGTGAGCAACAATTCCATTGATACGACATTCGTTTCGACATTGCCAAATGTGATTAATCAAATCGGCTAGACCTGCAATAATAATCTGCTTTTGGAACATCGATTTGCATCTTCAATGCACACACCATTCCACTGGTTCCTGCCCTGAGAGATCAATGCCCAGCCAATTTTGGAGCTGCTACAAACACTGAGAGCTAAATGGACAGGCAAAGAAAAGATGGGAGCAGGATTCATCAGCATTGAGACATAGATAACAGTCAGCATCAGTAGTGATACCAAATCTATTTAGTCTATCCTTGGTGAGTAACCGTTTGTGACTCTCCAACCAGAGGATGAAACAATGCTTAGGTATACTGAGTCTATTCCAGATTATGGGTGCCCAATTCACCTTGCTCTAAACAACTTGAAACAAGTCATATCCTTTTTGAACAGTATGGTCACCCACCTGCTAGGTATTATTAGAGTAGCCTCCTTGATTCTGATCCCTTATCTTGCAAATCTGACGCCATGTCCAGCTTGTGCTAAAAGAAGGAGAGTAAGTCCACCAGTTGTTCTTAATATAAATCGCATTGACCCATTTAATCCAAAGGTGGACTTCTTTATTTGCCAGCCACCAAGTATACTTAGATATCATTGCTTTGTTCCAGTTAGCACAGTCAATGGAAGCAAGCCCACCTTCCTCCTTAATCCTAAAGCACTGCTCCCAAGCTACCAGGGGAGTTTTGTAATTCTCATCCCCAGACTATAAATAATTCCTGCAAACCCCTTCAATCTTCTTGAGGACAGTACTAGGAATAATAAAAATCCTGCACCATTAGGAATGGATCTGAGATAGAACAGCCTTAATAAGCACCACTCAGCCAGCATAACTCAGTCTCCTTGCTCCCCATCCACGAATTCGAAGAACCATTTTCTCAACCAGCTTATTGCATTCAGACACATGCAACCTTTTGTATGATTTAGGAATTCACAAATATCTAAATGGAAAAGTGTCGAGGTTAAAACCAGACACCCTTAAACATTTATCTTTGTCTTGTGCACTAAGGCCATTCATATAAATTTCAGATTTATTGTGGTTCACTTGCAGCCTAGAAGCATCCCCAAAGGATTTAAGAGCCCTCATAAGAAGCTTGATGAAGTGAAAATCACCTCTGCAGAACAACAACACATCATCTGCAAAGCAGAGGTGACTCAGTTTTAGCTTCTTGCATAAAGGGTGAAAGTTGAAGCCAGGTTTCAGAGTGATAACATTAATGAGACGGGTCAAATACTCTATACACAATGTGAAGAGGAGATGGGACATGGGATCACCCTGCCTATTTCCTCTTTTGCCCTTAAAGTATCCAAAAACCCCCTTATTAAGAGAAAGAGAGTAGGTAGGAGAGGTTACATAGGCCATTATCCAACTCTCATTCTTTCAGGGAAATGTAATGCCCTAAACATTCCATTAATGAAGGACCATTCAATGGAGTCATATGCTTTCTTTAAGTCAATCTTCATCAGAACCCTGGGAGGGAAGCTCTTCCTGTTGTACAGTCTTACCAGATCTTGACAAATGAGGATATTGTCAACAATATCTCTGCCTTTGATGAAGGCACTTTGATTATCACTCACAATCTCTCCTAAGACCTCATTGAGCCTGTTGCATATGACTTTAGTGATACATTTATAAAGAACATTGCAGCAGGCAATTGGGCGAAATTCCATCACTGATGTAGGTGAGTCATTCTTAGGAATCACGGTGAGAATGGTTGCATTGATTTGTTGCAAAAGTTTGCCAGAAGAAAAAAATTCTTTCACTGCTGCCAGTAGGTCAGATCCAACAATAGGGAAGGCATCTTTGAAAAACTTGCTGGTAAAGCCATTAGGCCCTGGAGCCTTTTCTGCAGGAATGGAGAAAAGGGAAGCCCTGATTTGATCATCAGTAATACCTCTTACCATATGGGAAGCCTGTTCAGCAATCACCAGAGTACCAGTCTGAACCAAAGCTTCACACACAGGGGTTACCTCATGAGCACTGCCCAAGAGAGACCTATAATAATCAAGGAAAGCTTGTTCAATGTCCTCAGTATTAGAGACTTCATGACCCATcatatctttaattttatgaaCTCTGTTGTTCATTCTTCTAGCTTTGATGGTGCAATGAAAGAAATGGGTATTATCATCACCATTGTTCATCCATTACATTTTTGCTTTCTGAGAGAGGAAGCATCTTTTAGCATCATACAAGTCCATAAAAGTTTTAGCTGCCACTCTTTCCTCCTCTTGTAATTCTCTATTGAAAGGGTCATTGTGGATTTTACACTAGATATCATGTAATAATTGACCAGCCACAGGAGCAGCTACCTCAACGTTCCCATAATAGTGTTGATTAAGTTGCTTTAGGGAATATTTAAGCATATTAAGTTTTCTAACCACCTGGAACATTTTGTATCCCTCAATCTTTTGAGACCAACTATTAAGAACTACACTCAGAAAATCCTCACATTTCCCCACACATTGAAATAATGGAAACGTGCTTTCTGTTTTATCTGCTCATGTCACAGGTCCATAACACAAGGGCTATGGTCATACAAACCTTCTGGCAGGAACACAATATTGCCATCAGGACCCTCAAGAATCTAATCTTTATTGGCTAGAATTTTATCAATCCGACAATAAACCCTTGCCTCCCctgcttgcttattgttccacGTGAAAAATGCACCAGAAGCATAGAGATCAGTCAAGCCACAGTCTTCAACACAGTTCTGAAAATCCTTCACTTCAGCAGTAGTGACACTATTGCCAATCCGTTCATCCAGAAataacacattattaaaaatccCGCATCACTATCCAAGGTCCCCTTCGCCCCATATCCACCAAAGAATGCCATAAGCTACCTCTATCATGACATTTATTGAAACCATAGACCAAAAAGAGAACCCAGGTGAAATTTTTGGGTAAATATTTCACCTGAACATGAATAACTTGAGGTTCCTTACTAATATGGGTAACAACAAAGGAACTGTCATCCCAAATAAGCTAGATCTCCCCTCTATCTCTAACATCATTATTATGAATGAGGTTCCACCTATTTCCAAGCCCCTCCTTCACATTATTCATAGCATGATTTTTAACCCTAGTTTCTAATAAACCATACATGCATATGTTATTAAGATGCAAGAGTCTTCTAacatctccttgcttattaggcCTATTTATTCCTCTAATGTTCCAGAAACCAACGCTAGTCATTCTAAACAAATAATTTGCTTCTCCTAGCCCCACtctttgttggagtatgtgttctcaacaatagtgcaatcacatgtttaaatctcaaattaaaaatacgtaagggatgattcatttatatagtcaactgatcaacattaattcagtaatgattggctaactagaatttgacattactgtcgtctgACGGTGgggatcagttgatcccttaaagtcacacctataggacaatttccttaatagacaaattgattaattgtatgacgatacaagttaatcaattccttagcttaaaattgaacaattcatttgtgagagagaatacttatatcttattgtaattagattaaataagatttattttaataattaaaatactttattactaaaattaattattgtttgtgaaacaattgagataagaatgaatggttaattataattacaatatgttgtaaattataattatatgacccattttatttatgtgatcaagaatcactagtcaatttattgtatgtaaattaattaatttataaaatgatatttatttgataaatatgcattaaattaattaataacatgtaacatactacatgtgatgttgaaccatatagcttatatgtttatgttttgatgatgtcaaggtgtattattttatatacttgttgcgtgtaatcgtttgtctaagtgttttagaatcaacttattacaagcaagtgacaaagaagattgtgatgatAGCATGAAGTGCTCAAGCCcctattcaagatcaaacaatatTAAGATTCATTCAatatttatgtgaagacgaagtccgtctaaagattaatcaagcttggatgatgacgtagcctatactcaaagatctccttgaagattagaatagtataggtgattgtctcgtaatgataatcaagaatgagtttcttgaattggaaAAGTTATAGCCTTAcaactataacattactagtaaaagagctcaatgttatagctctcctactataacattgagatgctgagtttattacacacgacttataatgttttaaaaattcttttgaaaattgtttaacatttcttttaaatgttttgataaaagtatttatttaattaagccCGGTTTGGTGCGGAGTTTGGTTTTCTGTTGAACGATGACTAGTGGTCttgttgggtcaacttatgagttggaccatgctactaattagggtttcaacaaagcctctcttaaaacctaaattctaacccatatattgagctagggtttgcacgagtcacgaggcttatgagccgtgacatctcgtgttacctagggtatatttggtaaagatattattctataataatatctttacatatcttatatatcttacttaatatatttgtttatggtaaaagatattcttgctttaggaaatcttatcatatcttagaatttatagtaaagataatatttgaatagattatattctatcttttggaatattctttattatcttttaaggcttttaggaaaaagataatagaagatatgatttgttaacatatctcttcTATTCGGCTAATTAGGGTTTGTATaaaccgaattgccttgctctttctttcctataaatactttgctctttacaacatttaaagtagagaacttaagcataaaaattgattttagttttacaaagcaaaacgtgtgttttcaagcagaaaaaccgatttgttatttttgaaaggtcgtgtgttttaaactcgtatactcgttcttattgttatcgttacaagataatagtacttagttgatttcttacttgttcattaacgtgaacctttgctagaatcattagtgctttcttgttagcctaagttagtcactcgagtatttaacggtactcattgagttacatctagtgttagttgtacgagttgggttagtaaatttgtaatccgtagaaaggtactaaatttattaatcgagaatagtggacgtaggtttctacttgtgaaactgaaccacttcaaaaaccgtgtgtctcctcgttctttcgttcgtttgtttatttcgtttacattcactagttgattaattaaagtttaatcaataaacattaaataatcaatcacatacacataatcgaaaaagctttcaaaacttttaaatcctcaattcacccccccctcttgagtattttggatcaatagactcttcaattggtatcagagcctcatgctcttgattgcctaaccgcaaagaggctgatctatcttttttttcatttatcttatcgttttatattccgctgcctatcacgtgataatgaattccaaatatctcaagtgtcccgtctttgatgggaagaattatggattatgaaaaaacatgatgactcactatgtgaaaggtcacaattgggagtgctggaggattatccaaaatggaCAGCACAAAATTCTTttagcatccgaggaaggcactacctatgaaaagaaagaagaggactatgtgaaggccgactataagaaggccgaaaagaactccaaagcaataagtctcctgcaaaacggaatgacttctacagagtttgatcggttttcttcatgctctacggccaaggagatatgggatgggcttgaactagcttatgaaggtacttccattgttaggaagcacggaatagatttgcttatgcaaaaatatgagctattcattatggagcctaatgagtccttagatagtatgtccgcaaggttttcaagcatcataaacgaactgaaaaacctaggaaggaaattcagtactgaggacattgctagaaaggttcttaggagcctgactaagaagtggcatgctaaagtcactgcaatggaggaatcacgagatcttgaaaacatatcctatcaagaactcatcggtgctttcatggcccatgaaattactcttaacaaagacgacGCTGAACCAAGCCGAAATAAGAGCATGGCCTTGAAGagtgaagaagttgactctgaactaggggatgaaactgttctgtttgcacgccgtttcaaaaataagatatttcgaaaaaaacaaacaaaatcatcctacaacaacaacaataaatcatccaacaaaaaggttactgaatcaaaatcgtccttcgcaaatagaggttgcttcaagtgtggagaatctggtcatatgatcaaggattgtccaacatgggagaagataaaggacaagacaaaacgtgagaagacaaagagagaattcaaacaagttatgatggcgtcgtgttggggagaccttgactcagaagatgacgaggaatctaaAGACGACGAAGtcgccaacctttgtctcagcagtgttagtctcgacctaatctccgacagcgacgatgaaagcacaaactctCAATCAAATTGttgctttctcggagaatcagacgaatatgatgatgaagaggtaagttatcttgagcttaaaaaaccgcgttaagaaattgtctaaaagtgctttaattgaattctttgaacaatctcttgataagtgtcacaaacaggacttggagctaaaatatctaaaggaacagattctcgaaattgcagaagagaatcaCACTCTGAAGGCTAAAGATAAGAAGTTAAAATCTaatgttatagctgagaaagcaacaacgttagattctactatggctgaaaagaaggaattagagtccaaagttatagctaatgaagcaataacttcagacctaaagcttaacatcaagcaccttcaagccaaagttatagctaatgaagctataactttacaaCTCAGAAAAGCCAAAGagcttttggaaactaaggtcacatctgatgaagcagtgatcttagaccaaaacaaagagatagattctctttcaaagcaattaaaggaatctaagtctgatatgatcaatgttaagaaacaacactccGATGTTGTGTTCCTTCTTAACAAAccattccaagactttcgtgataactttaaaaaagataatgatgtagatcacacgaaatgtcaagaggaaattaaaaccctaaaagacctactgcttcatgctagaaaggttcatgataagtgggaaggtgaggttaggacatgagtgctactgccgtagagatcactctaaatgcaaatcaacaccttcggatttttacttcagaaaaaggaagtatgttgATCTTCCCgaatacctgatttgcaattacagtggtcatacgggtcacatccaaatcaattgtgtcaaaaaggctcatgatatatgaaaaaatgccgaccatgctaaaactaTTGACACGGTTAACGAGAATGATGAAACCCCCATTaaagaacctaacgaagaaaggaacaataaatttcgttggttctatgacatggccttcgactacagcaagaaacctagcacctcacaaaacccctgtcgatctcaacctagtaaacctattcacaagggaaatagtcatgaaagatctagagaaattcctagaccaagagaaaaccctaacccaagaactcctcccaagcTAAATAAACCAaaggttagaaaaacggttattagacaagtgtggattcgaaaggatttagtatatagagtaactaatcataagggacccaacttagcttgggtacctaaaaattgtatctaatcctttctgcaggaagtagtgaaagaaaacaaccaatggtatcttgacagtggatgttcaagacacatgaccggagataagaacctgtttctttcactcaagcccttcaacggaggaaaagtaacgttcggggacaacaaaaagggaaaagtaattggcgttggcaaaatcggaatttcttagtctcacgcgatcagtgacgtttatctcgtggatggtgtaaaacataacttgctaagcatatctcaactatgcgacaaaggtaacaaagtagtttttcatactgatagttgtcgcatcattattgaaggaactagcaatgttattcttcaaggccacaggaaaagaaatgtttatatggtagatttaaatgctgtgcctactaactctttttcatgcatgaaagttactcttgatgatccctgtctatggcataaacgatttggtcacattagctcactaaccttgaacaaactcaagaagtgggacttggttgaagggttacctaagatcaagttcgaccaagaaagaatgtgtgacatgtgtgctaggtgcaaacaagtaagatcatcgttcaaaccgaaaagagtagtaagcacaaatcaagccttggaattagtacatatggatttatgtggaccaatgaaggtaaggagtagaggtggttccaggtacgtctttgttcttgtagacgattactcaaggtaagtatggcctatcttccttcattcaaaagacgaaacgtttgatgaatttaattgtcttatgaaacgtgttcaaaacaaatataagactaatcttgtatctattcgtacggatcatggtaccgagtttgacaatcaagctttcatagaatattgtagagttaatggtgtagggcataatttttctgcaccaagaactcctcaacaaaacggtgttgttgaacgtatgaatagaactttagaagatatggcacgtacaatgcttttgtgtagtggtttacctcgtaacttttgggctgaagccattagtacttcttgttacatccataatcgtgctatgattcgacctattcttaagaaaaccccctacgaactccttagaggtcgaaaacctaatttCTCCCATCtccgttgctttgggagtaaatgttttgttcataataatggtaaaaaccggttaagtaagttcgaccctaggagtgatgaggcgattttcataggatctTCAGATCATAACAAGGCTTACAAAGTTTTCAAcaagagaactctttgtattaaagaaagtgtccacgttatttttgatgaggaTAACGTGTTTGGTAAGCctgtacaggatgaggaagaaaacttggatgaacccgacttccgtctatcaagagacgatcccccggaactAGAGttggaggataatgagattgagggaacgaatgatgaacttgatcgttcctcaaaagataaaagggagaaaaccaaagttatagttgatgatactataacattgactcaaaataaggattcccaaaccaatgttatagatgatgttactataacattgaatccaaatcaaggtgtagaaaccgaggttataatcggttctaatacaacacccggattggattcagggggaacttcctccaattccgatccaaatgaagttgggacaagctcaaataacgatgttGAACCAAGTAcgtcaacaaagtggaaatacaagagctcacaccctgtggacaatattctagggaatattaagaagggtgttcaaacaagacgatccgtgaataacttctgctccttctactcttttctatccatgatcgaaccaaaaaatatcaatgaagctcttgctgaatctgattggattatagctatgcaagaagagctacaacagttcgaaagaaacaaggtttgacatttagttcctagaccaaaagaacgttcagtcattggaacaaggtgggtctttaggaacaaactagatgatgccggagtcattgtcagaaacaaagcaagattggtggtccaaggttataatcaacaagaaggaatagattatgacgagactttcgcacctgtcgctcgtcttgaagctattagacttctaatagccttcgctgcacataaaggaatgaagctttTCCAGATGGACGCCAAGACAGCATTTCTGAATGGATAtttacaggaagaagtcttcgttgaacaacctcccggatttaaaaatagcaaatttgaagatcacgtcttcaagttggataaggccctatacggattgaaacaagcacctaagGCTTGGTACGACAGgttatccaagtttctacttgacagtggattcagtagaggatttgttgataaaaccctatttctaaaatccgaggAATCTGACTTTttagttgttcaaatatacgtcgatgacattatctttggatctaccaaccgaagcttgtgtaaatacttttctgagttaatgacctccgagttcgagatgagtatgatgggagaattaaaattcttcttatGTCTGCAAATATAATAAACTgaagaaggcattaaaatccatcaacagaaatatattaaggaattaattcggaaattcggaatggaaaattctcatgctatgcctactccaatggtcgagaacaagaaattgacattggatgaagacggtaaatcagttgatgaaattacttaccgtgggatgattgggtcactgttatatttgaccgcaagtaaacccgatattatgtttagcgtatgcgtttgtgcgagatatcaatcgtctcccaaagaatcgcatatgacggtcgtaaaacgaattttacgatatttaattggaacggccaatcTATATTTGTCGTATCCGAtggagtgtaattttgatctagtcggttattatgatgccgactacgcaggatgttctctagacagaaaaagtacgtcgggtgtcgccactttTGTCGGACCGTCtatcattacgtggggttcgaagaagcaaaattcagttgctctctcaactgctgaagccgaatatattgctgcaggactggtatgtactcaactgttatggcttaagcaacaattacgtgattatggtattgatGTAAGATGTATTcctatattatgtgataatactagtgcaattattatctctaaaaatcccgcacaacattcacgtaccaaacacattgaaataagacatcattttattcgagaccatgttgagaaggggaatataaaacttgaattttgtagtactgaaaaacaatggacGGAcattttgagactttacggttggaaattggtttaatcagtggtacctaagtttctatacacgttcaaatttcttatgactgactagttaagttaacattgtatgactgtgtccgtatattgcgttgcatgaataatgtCGTTTATGGGAATATATATTTGTTATAAATTTCTATTTGTCATTTAGAATTTTATTATCTATAAAAACTTAATTCCTTATAAAATAAATATgacacaccatatcttttatctttccaaatcacaTACAAATTTCCTTAAAATCACCTTCCATGTTACACGGCTAGCTTTCCATATACAATTCTACTTCCTAAATTTTATCCTTTACTATATAAATTCTATCACCTAATCTCTTATACCTACCATAACTCCTATCACTATTTGCCACTTACCAAAATTAATCACTCCCTTATTATCTTAGACTAGGATGCCACTTGCCATATTTCATCTAACCCTAGTCCTATAATTACCCCCTCACTTTGCCGTGTAAACCATACCCACAACCCACTTGCCTTACTTTTTCTCTTCTAAAAATATttaccatcatcaccatcatcccctttacacaaccatcaccatcacttccTTTATTCAACTATCACCATCATGATGAATCCTAACCATGCAAAAACCCGATCATCAACTCGCCATCAACAAAGCCGCCACGTTCACAAACCAACATCACCACTACCATCTAATGATCATAATTCCACTAAT contains the following coding sequences:
- the LOC141651725 gene encoding putative mitochondrial protein AtMg01250, with product MAYVTSPTYSLSLNKGVFGYFKGKRGNRQGDPMSHLLFTLCIEYLTRLINVITLKPGFNFHPLCKKLKLSHLCFADDVLLFCRGDFHFIKLLMRALKSFGDASRLQVNHNKSEIYMNGLSAQDKDKCLRVSGFNLDTFPFRYL